The Solibacillus daqui genome has a segment encoding these proteins:
- a CDS encoding prephenate dehydrogenase: MTRNVFVIGLGLIGGSVALALQKAPHTKVFGYDYHEQTRQLASTLQVVHEVVEDPAEFAKEADVIIFGTPVNNTLDFMEQLKTWNLKKSVIITDTGSTKAQIMEKALELREMGITFIGGHPMAGSHKSGISAAKPYLLENAYYMLTPNEGEEIEKLAALDSLLKFTLGKMVVVDAKAHDHMTAVVSHFPHIIAASLVHQLNFEKKAYPMTSSLAAGGFRDITRIASSNPALWRDITIQNRKELVGQLDTWLNEMGRVRDILDAGDAKAVEAYFSEARDVRDKLPVANGALYMPYDLYVDIPDYPGIISEVTGYLAEDNISITNIRIVETRVDIFGILVISFQTNDDRERAAKCIEHKANFETYIS; this comes from the coding sequence ATGACTCGTAATGTTTTCGTAATCGGACTTGGGCTAATTGGAGGATCTGTTGCATTAGCTCTACAAAAAGCGCCGCATACGAAGGTGTTTGGCTACGACTACCATGAACAGACAAGACAATTAGCTAGCACATTACAGGTGGTACATGAAGTTGTAGAAGACCCAGCTGAATTTGCCAAAGAGGCCGATGTAATTATTTTTGGAACACCAGTGAATAATACACTTGATTTTATGGAACAGTTAAAAACATGGAATTTAAAAAAGAGTGTAATTATTACCGACACAGGTAGTACGAAGGCGCAAATTATGGAAAAGGCGCTTGAATTGCGTGAAATGGGCATTACGTTTATTGGTGGACATCCAATGGCCGGTTCACACAAAAGCGGGATTAGCGCAGCAAAGCCCTATTTACTTGAAAATGCCTATTATATGTTAACGCCAAATGAAGGCGAAGAAATCGAAAAGCTTGCAGCACTCGATAGCTTGCTGAAATTTACATTAGGGAAAATGGTCGTTGTTGATGCAAAAGCGCATGATCATATGACTGCAGTTGTCAGCCATTTTCCGCATATTATTGCGGCATCACTTGTGCATCAGTTAAATTTTGAAAAGAAGGCATATCCGATGACATCTTCCCTTGCGGCAGGTGGTTTCCGTGATATTACAAGGATTGCTTCATCAAACCCAGCGCTATGGCGTGATATTACGATACAAAACCGTAAAGAGCTTGTTGGTCAATTGGATACGTGGTTGAACGAAATGGGCCGTGTCCGTGATATTTTAGATGCAGGTGACGCAAAAGCGGTTGAAGCTTACTTTAGCGAAGCACGTGATGTGCGTGATAAATTACCCGTTGCTAATGGTGCGTTATATATGCCTTATGATTTATATGTGGATATCCCTGACTATCCAGGTATTATTTCAGAGGTGACAGGCTATTTAGCAGAAGATAATATTAGCATTACGAATATTCGCATTGTAGAAACACGCGTTGACATATTCGGGATTTTAGTCATTAGTTTCCAAACAAATGATGACCGAGAACGTGCAGCAAAGTGTATTGAACACAAAGCAAATTTTGAAACGTATATTTCATAA
- the aroA gene encoding 3-phosphoshikimate 1-carboxyvinyltransferase — MSSKILQYNQPSLVGDITVPGDKSVSHRSVMFGSIAKGKTTVSGFLLGEDCLSTIDCFKQLGVSIEVDGTNVSIDSPGIDDWEEPKEVLYTGNSGTTTRLMLGILSGAKLHTVMTGDASIGKRPMRRVADPLRLMGAQIAGRENGQFTPLAIQGGELQAIDYKMPVASAQVKSAILLAGLRAKGTTIVRESEVSRDHTERMLRQFGATIDVTDGVVTFKGGQTLTGTHVNVPGDISSAAFFLVAGAITRGSRIVLKNVGVNETRDGIIEVLQNMGAKMDISLNDDENAAEPTATITIETSELIGTTIEGTIIPRLIDEIPIIALLATQAKGKTVIKDAEELKVKETNRIDAVVNELKKLGANIEATDDGMIIEGPTPLSAGSLKTYGDHRIGMMGAVAALIAQGKVELDDADCIAVSYPSFFEHVEKLI, encoded by the coding sequence ATGAGTTCAAAAATTTTACAATATAATCAGCCATCATTAGTTGGTGACATTACCGTTCCTGGTGATAAATCCGTTTCACATCGTTCTGTTATGTTTGGCTCCATTGCGAAAGGTAAAACGACAGTTAGTGGCTTTTTATTAGGGGAAGATTGCTTAAGCACGATTGATTGCTTTAAACAGCTTGGTGTTTCAATTGAAGTAGATGGTACCAATGTGTCGATTGATAGTCCAGGAATTGATGACTGGGAAGAGCCAAAGGAAGTCCTATACACAGGGAATTCAGGTACGACAACGCGCTTAATGCTTGGGATTTTATCTGGTGCAAAGCTACATACAGTTATGACGGGAGATGCTTCAATTGGAAAGCGTCCGATGCGTCGCGTTGCGGATCCTTTACGATTAATGGGCGCACAAATTGCAGGTCGTGAAAATGGTCAATTTACACCGCTAGCCATTCAAGGTGGGGAACTCCAAGCGATAGATTATAAGATGCCAGTAGCGAGTGCTCAAGTGAAGTCAGCGATTTTACTTGCTGGGCTTCGAGCGAAAGGTACAACGATCGTTCGAGAAAGTGAAGTATCACGTGATCACACAGAGCGTATGCTTCGTCAATTTGGGGCAACAATTGATGTAACGGATGGGGTAGTCACTTTCAAAGGTGGTCAAACACTTACAGGTACGCATGTCAATGTACCAGGCGATATTTCATCTGCCGCATTTTTCTTAGTAGCAGGTGCAATCACTAGAGGTAGCCGAATTGTACTTAAAAATGTTGGCGTTAACGAAACACGTGACGGCATTATTGAGGTACTGCAAAATATGGGCGCAAAGATGGATATATCTTTGAACGATGATGAAAATGCAGCTGAACCAACAGCGACGATTACAATCGAAACATCGGAATTAATCGGTACAACAATTGAGGGGACCATTATTCCACGCCTAATCGATGAAATTCCGATTATCGCATTGCTTGCAACTCAGGCAAAAGGAAAAACAGTCATTAAAGATGCAGAAGAACTAAAAGTAAAAGAAACAAACCGAATTGATGCAGTTGTGAATGAGCTGAAAAAGCTAGGTGCTAATATCGAAGCAACAGATGACGGTATGATTATCGAAGGACCTACACCATTATCTGCGGGATCACTAAAAACATATGGTGACCACCGTATTGGCATGATGGGTGCAGTCGCTGCGTTAATCGCGCAGGGTAAAGTAGAGTTAGACGATGCGGATTGTATCGCCGTAAGCTACCCATCATTTTTTGAACATGTTGAAAAATTAATCTAA
- a CDS encoding MurR/RpiR family transcriptional regulator has protein sequence MKDALTRIRMVYNHFKPAQKQVAEFILENPQLVMNSSIKQVSHASNCSEATIVRFCREIEFEGFKDLKMGILTSLNLQKETLQQGIHKQLLKDTNIEDSVAIISHNNQQAILDMLKLMDYEKLESAIELLYSARSICIAGVGASALVAQDFLLKCQRINKQCEALLDMHQMLVKSVHLTEGDVIFLITYSGETPEIIEFAKLAKEKNVPIIALTTFKFNTVQSLATVNLYVSASETNERIGATSSRISQLNMIDILFTCIARKDYERSVQMFKETKAIIQREVK, from the coding sequence ATGAAAGATGCATTAACAAGAATTCGAATGGTTTATAACCATTTTAAGCCGGCACAAAAGCAAGTTGCTGAATTCATTTTGGAAAATCCACAACTTGTGATGAATAGCTCGATTAAACAAGTGTCACATGCAAGTAATTGTAGTGAAGCGACAATAGTTCGTTTTTGTAGGGAAATTGAGTTTGAAGGATTTAAAGATTTGAAAATGGGGATTTTAACATCTCTAAATCTTCAAAAAGAGACATTGCAACAAGGGATTCATAAGCAATTATTAAAAGATACAAATATTGAAGATTCTGTTGCAATCATTTCGCATAATAATCAACAAGCGATATTAGATATGTTGAAGCTAATGGATTATGAAAAATTAGAAAGTGCGATTGAACTATTATATAGTGCACGTTCGATTTGTATTGCGGGTGTTGGGGCTTCTGCGCTTGTAGCACAAGATTTTTTACTGAAATGTCAACGTATTAATAAGCAGTGTGAGGCGCTTCTGGACATGCATCAAATGCTTGTGAAATCGGTTCATTTAACAGAAGGGGATGTCATTTTTTTAATAACGTATTCGGGCGAAACACCAGAAATAATTGAATTTGCTAAATTAGCAAAAGAAAAGAATGTACCTATTATTGCTTTAACAACATTTAAATTTAATACTGTTCAATCGTTGGCCACTGTTAATCTATACGTTTCTGCAAGTGAAACAAATGAGCGGATTGGGGCGACGTCATCACGAATTTCTCAACTGAATATGATTGATATTTTGTTTACATGTATTGCACGCAAAGATTACGAAAGGTCGGTACAAATGTTTAAGGAAACAAAAGCAATTATTCAAAGAGAGGTGAAATGA
- a CDS encoding serine hydrolase domain-containing protein, producing the protein MVREIIQQGISQQLYSGAVYSVWQNGIEKHSGAVGVADRESKEEMTVEHLFDLASVTKLFTTTLILRHISNNLLKLEDTLATFQIGPQEISDISIRQLLMHRSGLVAWYPFYEDKMDGLKFEEVLQRLQILRPHSTHEVVYSDLNFMLLQTVCERIDSRSFEQQMYDILFELGDKDAFFGQATSTQLIVASEYGNQIEQKMCAERGLSYQHWRAQKKAIKGEINDGNCHYFFNGVSGHAGLFGSKDTLLKLGQLYLKGGGSLIDAEFVKQVFLDEEGGRTLGFSKEGMFNNGIGHTGFTGTMLYIEPTSNLIIVLLTNRLHVDTPRDISEIRKKLIDSIH; encoded by the coding sequence TTGGTTCGTGAAATCATTCAACAAGGAATATCACAGCAGCTTTATAGCGGGGCAGTATATAGTGTCTGGCAAAATGGTATAGAGAAACACTCTGGGGCTGTTGGCGTAGCAGATCGAGAGTCGAAAGAGGAAATGACAGTAGAGCATTTGTTTGATTTAGCTAGTGTAACAAAATTATTTACGACAACATTAATTCTTCGGCATATTTCGAACAACCTGTTGAAGTTAGAAGATACGTTAGCGACATTTCAAATAGGACCTCAAGAAATATCGGATATCAGCATACGACAATTATTGATGCATCGTTCAGGTTTAGTAGCTTGGTATCCATTTTATGAGGATAAAATGGATGGTTTGAAATTTGAAGAAGTTTTGCAAAGACTTCAGATTCTTCGTCCGCATAGTACGCATGAAGTGGTTTATAGTGACTTGAATTTCATGTTATTACAGACAGTTTGTGAACGAATAGATTCACGCAGTTTTGAGCAACAAATGTACGATATTTTGTTTGAATTAGGCGATAAAGATGCATTTTTTGGTCAGGCAACATCTACTCAGCTAATTGTAGCGTCAGAATATGGCAATCAAATCGAACAGAAAATGTGTGCAGAAAGAGGGTTGTCTTATCAACATTGGCGTGCGCAAAAAAAGGCGATAAAGGGGGAAATCAATGATGGCAATTGTCATTACTTCTTTAATGGGGTATCGGGTCATGCGGGGTTATTTGGTTCCAAAGATACACTATTAAAACTAGGGCAGCTTTATCTTAAAGGAGGTGGTTCACTCATTGATGCTGAGTTCGTCAAACAAGTTTTTTTGGATGAAGAGGGTGGAAGAACGCTAGGATTTAGTAAGGAAGGAATGTTCAACAACGGGATAGGACATACAGGCTTTACAGGAACGATGTTATACATTGAACCAACAAGCAATTTAATTATTGTACTATTAACTAATCGATTACATGTTGATACACCTAGAGACATTAGTGAAATTCGTAAAAAATTGATTGATTCGATTCATTAA
- a CDS encoding ABC transporter substrate-binding protein: MKKYLIFIVSMLVAILLVACSNDDSSTSTDSPNTNSTEDKTNDTASDNSATASEIKIANDQEPAGLDPHKVPAASSSRIYSQIYEGLLSFDEKMNIVGSLATEWNQENDTTYVFTLKQGVQFHNGREMKAEDVKFSFERILDENTASHIRSYFADVASIEIVGDYEVKFTLSKPNATFLSNLTHASAVVVPKETVEANGDLQQHADGTGPFKLEQWVPDNNVTLVRNEAYHVDGEPKAAKIAFYTMTEESARLSAIRTGEIDFTTISAKSTKLLEGNGDINIIPYQSLEYSYVGFNNTKAPLDNEKVRQALSLATDRQSVLNVVWNGEGLISGPIAPSMGDWSIDVEAQDLYKLNIEKAKALLAEAGLADGFDITITTASTYPDMVDTAQLLQQQWKEIGVNATIKQIEWGEYVDTWSNKTADILIGRNTSGIDPDRALNYFFSSTGSANVWNFSNKAYDDLVAKGLGTTDEVERQKVYVEAQEMLINLSPNLFLVSPKNYVAVRKDISGYTPYPHNASDYNHVEKK; this comes from the coding sequence ATGAAAAAGTATTTGATATTCATTGTTAGTATGTTAGTCGCTATCTTATTAGTCGCTTGTTCAAATGACGATTCTAGTACTTCGACAGATTCACCGAATACAAACTCAACTGAAGATAAAACAAATGATACAGCTTCTGACAATTCAGCAACAGCGAGTGAAATCAAAATCGCAAACGATCAGGAACCAGCAGGCTTAGATCCACATAAAGTTCCTGCTGCGTCTTCATCACGAATTTATTCTCAAATTTATGAAGGCTTATTATCTTTCGATGAAAAGATGAATATTGTAGGTAGTTTAGCAACGGAATGGAATCAAGAAAACGATACAACATATGTCTTTACATTAAAGCAAGGTGTGCAATTCCATAACGGACGTGAAATGAAAGCAGAAGATGTGAAATTCAGTTTTGAGCGTATTTTAGATGAAAATACGGCTTCACATATTCGTTCTTATTTTGCAGATGTAGCTTCAATTGAAATTGTAGGTGATTATGAAGTGAAATTCACATTAAGTAAACCTAATGCGACATTTTTATCGAACTTAACACATGCGAGCGCGGTTGTTGTTCCAAAAGAAACGGTTGAGGCAAATGGTGATTTACAACAACATGCTGATGGTACAGGACCGTTTAAATTAGAGCAATGGGTTCCAGATAACAACGTAACTTTAGTGAGAAACGAAGCGTACCATGTTGATGGTGAACCAAAAGCAGCAAAAATTGCTTTCTATACAATGACTGAAGAATCCGCTCGCTTATCGGCTATTCGTACAGGAGAAATTGATTTTACTACGATATCTGCCAAATCTACGAAACTGCTAGAAGGAAATGGAGATATCAATATCATTCCTTACCAATCTCTTGAATATAGTTATGTTGGATTTAACAATACAAAAGCACCGCTAGACAATGAAAAAGTGCGCCAAGCATTAAGTTTAGCAACAGATCGTCAATCAGTACTAAATGTTGTTTGGAATGGTGAAGGCTTAATTTCTGGTCCAATCGCACCTTCAATGGGCGACTGGTCAATTGATGTAGAGGCACAAGATTTATACAAATTAAATATTGAAAAAGCGAAAGCATTATTAGCAGAAGCAGGCTTAGCGGATGGCTTCGACATTACGATTACGACAGCATCAACGTATCCTGATATGGTCGATACGGCACAGCTTTTACAGCAACAATGGAAAGAAATTGGCGTGAACGCAACGATTAAGCAAATTGAATGGGGCGAGTATGTAGATACATGGAGCAATAAAACTGCAGATATTTTAATTGGACGTAATACTTCAGGTATTGACCCAGACCGTGCGTTAAATTACTTCTTCAGTTCAACAGGCTCTGCGAACGTTTGGAATTTCTCAAACAAAGCATATGACGACCTTGTTGCAAAAGGCCTAGGTACAACAGATGAGGTAGAACGTCAAAAAGTGTACGTAGAAGCACAGGAAATGCTCATCAATTTATCGCCAAACTTATTTTTAGTATCTCCGAAAAACTATGTAGCGGTTCGTAAAGACATTTCTGGTTACACACCATACCCGCACAATGCATCAGATTATAATCATGTCGAGAAGAAATAA
- a CDS encoding ABC transporter permease — MTSYIIRRLLMLVPVLFGVSIFIFLMMRVVPGDVAQTILGTDATPEALEALRNQFGLNESYFKQYVNWIGGVLTGDFGESMRNGREVLPEIVNRFKLTFELTILAAIISWIISIPLGVLAAVKRNSATDLTIRTISLFGVSIPNFAFATVLLLVLALYFNYSPPIGYVSFFADPLKNLEIMFLPALVLGMTMAAAVMRMTRSSVLEVLRQDFVRTVRAKGAKERITIFNHALRNALIPILTIIGMQIGTLLGGAVIIEQIFSLPGLGQYVLTGITQRDLTVVQGSVLFISFVFVMINLIVDILYAYLDPRINYK, encoded by the coding sequence ATGACAAGCTATATTATTCGACGATTGTTAATGCTTGTTCCTGTGCTGTTTGGCGTCTCGATTTTTATCTTTTTGATGATGCGTGTTGTACCAGGAGATGTCGCCCAAACGATTTTAGGTACAGACGCAACGCCAGAAGCACTAGAAGCTTTACGTAACCAATTTGGATTAAATGAATCGTATTTCAAACAGTATGTCAATTGGATAGGCGGTGTATTGACCGGGGATTTTGGCGAATCAATGCGCAATGGTCGTGAAGTGTTGCCCGAAATAGTAAATCGCTTTAAGTTAACGTTTGAATTAACAATTTTGGCGGCGATTATTTCTTGGATAATTTCCATTCCATTAGGCGTTTTAGCTGCTGTCAAAAGAAATAGTGCAACGGATCTTACAATTCGTACAATTTCATTATTCGGCGTATCGATACCAAATTTTGCGTTTGCAACGGTATTGTTGTTAGTTTTAGCACTGTATTTTAACTACAGTCCACCAATTGGATATGTCAGTTTTTTTGCAGACCCATTGAAAAATTTAGAGATAATGTTTTTGCCGGCTTTAGTGCTTGGAATGACGATGGCCGCAGCAGTCATGAGGATGACACGCTCATCGGTATTAGAAGTATTACGGCAAGATTTTGTAAGAACAGTTCGTGCAAAAGGCGCAAAAGAGCGAATTACAATTTTTAATCATGCATTACGTAATGCACTTATTCCAATTTTAACGATTATCGGAATGCAAATTGGTACGCTTTTAGGTGGTGCTGTAATTATTGAACAAATTTTCTCATTGCCAGGTTTAGGGCAATATGTGTTAACGGGAATTACACAGCGTGATTTAACAGTCGTACAAGGAAGTGTTCTGTTTATTTCATTCGTTTTTGTCATGATTAATTTAATTGTAGATATTTTATATGCTTATTTAGACCCACGGATTAATTATAAATAA
- a CDS encoding ABC transporter permease has product MKEFASQLVKDKVGLIGAMGILLIVIVSLFASVIAPFSPEKMFTDSILQSPNATYYFGTDEFGRDIFSRIIYGAQVSVKVSVIAVGIGASLGLIFGLISGYFQGKIDSVIMRVMDVLFAFPDILLALAIVAVLGANITNTMIAIGIVFTPVFTRTVRAATISVKENEYILSAVAIGVRPLQIIIRHVLPNIIAPFIVQVTLALSGAILTEAALSFLGLGVQPPNPSWGSMLNESRTYMEFAPWTIIFPAVAIVITIFCFNLLGDSLRDILDPKMK; this is encoded by the coding sequence ATGAAAGAATTTGCAAGTCAACTAGTAAAGGATAAAGTAGGATTAATTGGGGCAATGGGTATTTTATTAATCGTCATTGTAAGTTTGTTTGCCTCAGTTATTGCACCGTTTTCACCCGAAAAGATGTTTACTGACTCGATTTTACAATCACCAAATGCGACGTATTATTTTGGTACAGATGAGTTCGGCCGAGATATTTTTTCTCGCATAATTTACGGTGCGCAAGTGTCTGTGAAAGTTAGTGTGATTGCAGTAGGTATCGGTGCATCTTTAGGATTAATATTTGGCTTAATAAGTGGTTATTTCCAAGGGAAAATAGATAGTGTCATTATGCGTGTAATGGATGTACTGTTTGCATTTCCTGATATTTTACTTGCGTTAGCAATCGTTGCGGTATTAGGTGCAAATATTACTAATACAATGATTGCCATAGGGATTGTTTTTACACCTGTTTTCACCAGGACGGTACGGGCGGCCACGATATCTGTAAAAGAAAATGAATACATTCTAAGTGCGGTAGCGATTGGTGTGCGACCATTACAAATTATTATCCGACATGTCTTACCAAATATTATCGCGCCATTTATTGTACAAGTAACACTTGCTCTATCTGGCGCTATTTTAACAGAAGCAGCACTTAGCTTTTTAGGGCTTGGTGTTCAACCACCGAACCCTTCTTGGGGAAGTATGTTAAACGAAAGCCGTACTTATATGGAGTTTGCCCCATGGACAATTATTTTTCCTGCAGTTGCAATTGTCATCACGATTTTTTGTTTCAATTTATTAGGGGATAGCTTACGTGATATTTTAGATCCTAAAATGAAATAG
- the murQ gene encoding N-acetylmuramic acid 6-phosphate etherase, producing MADKLLTEAQNPSTEWIDQQSIPTILQWMNNEDATVAGAVKNELPHISKAIEQIVERLQNGGRLFYIGAGTSGRLGILDASECPPTFNVPKSLVQGIIAGGAYALTNAVENVEDNRTQAVKDIQQYDLTEKDVLVGIAASGRTPYVIAALHYAQQQGIYTISLSCNKNSEISQFANTCIEVETGPEVIAGSTRLKAGTAQKMVLNMLTTATMIKLNKVYSNIMIDVQATNEKLRRRALFILKRFTQVDEVTGTALLEQTNYNIRIAIVMYGAKASVEHATEALQQQQGNIEEAIKLLRGGTE from the coding sequence ATGGCAGATAAATTATTAACAGAAGCGCAAAATCCTTCAACTGAGTGGATAGATCAACAATCAATTCCGACCATTTTACAATGGATGAATAATGAAGATGCAACAGTAGCAGGTGCTGTGAAAAATGAGCTACCTCATATTAGCAAAGCAATTGAGCAGATTGTGGAACGGCTACAAAATGGGGGACGGTTATTTTATATTGGTGCGGGAACGAGTGGACGATTAGGTATATTAGATGCTTCAGAATGTCCACCAACATTTAATGTTCCGAAATCACTCGTACAAGGGATAATTGCAGGTGGGGCTTATGCCTTAACGAATGCAGTTGAAAATGTAGAAGATAATCGAACACAAGCGGTTAAAGATATTCAACAATATGATCTTACAGAAAAAGACGTGTTAGTTGGCATTGCTGCAAGTGGTAGGACCCCCTATGTAATTGCTGCCCTCCATTATGCACAACAGCAAGGCATCTATACAATTTCTCTAAGCTGTAACAAAAATAGTGAAATTTCACAATTTGCTAATACATGTATTGAAGTTGAAACAGGACCAGAAGTAATTGCAGGCTCTACAAGATTAAAAGCAGGAACTGCACAAAAAATGGTGCTAAATATGTTAACAACTGCTACGATGATCAAATTAAATAAAGTGTATAGCAATATTATGATTGATGTTCAAGCGACTAATGAAAAACTACGTCGCCGAGCACTTTTTATTTTGAAGCGTTTTACACAAGTTGACGAAGTAACGGGAACAGCATTATTAGAACAGACTAATTATAATATTCGAATTGCAATCGTTATGTACGGTGCTAAAGCCAGTGTGGAGCATGCGACAGAGGCATTGCAACAGCAACAGGGGAATATTGAGGAAGCGATAAAGTTGTTAAGAGGAGGTACTGAATAA
- a CDS encoding anhydro-N-acetylmuramic acid kinase, with protein MYAIGVMSGTSLDGLDIVCIDLHVYEQQQSIQLIASKTVDYDVTFKNQLSEQCHNNSATLANITMMNAYLGKFIGEQVVQFLHENKISPQKVAFISSHGQTIFHEPLGGELEFEIPSTLQIGDISYISEVTRLPVVGDFRTGDMAAGGQGAPLLSYFDANFLHAADVGRAIQNIGGIGNVTYVPSDKQQAVISFDTGPGNVLIDSTIQKLTDGQKKFDHHGEMASEGNIYYEAIQEWMNHSYYSIPLPKTTGRELYTVSYVNDLIEKLHGASLEDMLATLTAYTVETIKHSYEKYLPLNQIDEIYINGGGSLNAFMMTLLAQAFPTKKVLPLEVLGVPAVWKEAIAFALFGYQTMLGLPNQLPSATGATREIVMGKVAYCDGNPYVRFEQLRGEM; from the coding sequence ATGTATGCAATTGGTGTGATGTCAGGAACTTCATTAGATGGGTTAGACATTGTGTGTATTGATTTACATGTATATGAGCAACAACAGTCCATTCAATTAATAGCAAGCAAAACGGTAGATTATGATGTGACGTTTAAAAATCAGCTATCTGAACAATGTCATAATAACTCAGCTACTTTAGCCAATATTACAATGATGAACGCTTATCTAGGAAAATTTATAGGTGAACAGGTCGTCCAATTTCTCCATGAAAATAAAATCTCACCTCAAAAAGTTGCGTTTATTAGTTCACACGGGCAAACAATATTCCATGAGCCCCTTGGTGGTGAGCTAGAATTTGAAATTCCTTCAACCTTGCAAATAGGCGATATCTCTTATATTTCTGAAGTGACACGATTACCAGTTGTTGGAGATTTTAGAACGGGTGATATGGCAGCCGGTGGACAAGGAGCTCCGTTACTGTCCTATTTTGATGCCAATTTTTTGCATGCAGCTGATGTAGGGAGAGCAATTCAAAATATCGGTGGCATTGGTAATGTCACGTATGTTCCAAGTGATAAGCAGCAGGCAGTCATCTCTTTTGATACGGGTCCAGGTAATGTCCTTATTGATAGCACAATACAAAAATTAACGGATGGTCAGAAAAAATTTGATCATCATGGAGAAATGGCGAGTGAGGGTAACATTTATTACGAAGCCATTCAAGAATGGATGAATCATAGCTATTACTCGATACCTTTACCAAAAACGACGGGAAGAGAATTATATACAGTCAGTTATGTAAACGATCTTATTGAGAAATTACATGGTGCGAGTCTAGAAGACATGTTGGCAACGTTAACCGCCTATACGGTGGAAACCATTAAGCATAGCTATGAAAAATATTTGCCACTAAACCAAATTGATGAAATTTATATTAATGGTGGTGGGAGCTTGAATGCCTTTATGATGACGTTGTTAGCCCAAGCATTTCCAACGAAAAAAGTATTACCTTTAGAAGTATTAGGCGTGCCAGCAGTTTGGAAAGAAGCTATCGCCTTTGCACTGTTTGGTTATCAGACAATGCTTGGGCTACCGAATCAGCTACCTTCTGCGACTGGCGCAACTCGAGAAATCGTGATGGGAAAAGTGGCGTACTGTGATGGAAATCCATATGTACGTTTTGAACAATTAAGGGGTGAGATGTAA
- a CDS encoding ABC transporter ATP-binding protein, whose product MGILLAIENLSIAVGKKLTGEPLVKNVSLQLEEGKTYGIVGESGSGKSLTSLSILNLLADKLTITEGQIQFADKGNLLSLKKNQLQKIRGKEISMIFQEPMTALDPMYTIHYQLFEVLKFHKKLSKQQMNEQVINMLNAVGISRPEKVLKNYPHELSGGMRQRIMIAMALLCNPKLLIADEPTTALDVTIQAQILELMKNLKQQYQSTILLITHDLGVIAESCDDVAVMYAGQIVEIGNVEEIFDHPKHPYTQGLLKAVNSIGNETQELYAIPGNVPTQDEFNEGCRFASRCPLVIERCHNNVPNLTQITQSHTVRCWAVEQEGVSNEA is encoded by the coding sequence ATGGGTATTTTGCTAGCAATCGAAAACCTTTCAATTGCAGTAGGCAAAAAACTCACTGGCGAACCGCTTGTGAAAAATGTGTCATTGCAATTAGAAGAAGGAAAAACATACGGTATTGTAGGGGAATCTGGTAGTGGCAAAAGCTTAACCTCTTTGTCGATATTAAATTTATTAGCAGATAAATTAACCATTACAGAAGGTCAAATTCAATTTGCAGATAAGGGCAATCTATTGTCTCTAAAAAAGAACCAGCTTCAAAAAATACGTGGAAAAGAAATTTCGATGATTTTCCAAGAGCCTATGACCGCACTTGATCCTATGTATACCATACACTATCAATTGTTTGAAGTATTAAAATTTCATAAAAAACTCTCTAAGCAGCAAATGAATGAGCAAGTGATCAATATGCTAAATGCTGTTGGAATATCGAGACCAGAAAAAGTGTTAAAAAATTACCCACATGAACTATCTGGAGGCATGAGACAACGAATTATGATTGCTATGGCATTGCTATGTAATCCGAAGTTGTTAATCGCTGATGAACCAACAACTGCGCTTGATGTAACGATTCAAGCCCAAATATTAGAGCTGATGAAAAATTTGAAGCAGCAATATCAGTCCACAATTTTATTAATAACACATGATTTAGGGGTAATTGCTGAAAGCTGTGATGATGTTGCAGTTATGTATGCAGGACAAATTGTTGAAATTGGTAATGTGGAGGAGATTTTCGATCATCCAAAGCATCCGTATACACAGGGGCTATTAAAGGCGGTAAACAGTATTGGCAACGAAACGCAAGAATTATATGCAATCCCAGGGAATGTCCCAACGCAAGATGAGTTTAATGAAGGGTGTCGATTTGCGTCGAGATGTCCACTTGTTATCGAAAGATGTCACAATAATGTTCCCAATCTTACGCAAATCACACAAAGTCATACAGTGCGATGTTGGGCAGTGGAACAGGAGGGCGTATCCAATGAGGCATGA